One Owenweeksia hongkongensis DSM 17368 genomic region harbors:
- a CDS encoding methyltransferase, whose product MKDTLSQDISAVEAKYEAQKIAFGPITFQCAMTIRNTGILKAVADSRKEGISADDISKKTGISKYGVKVLLDMAASMKVVREENEHFWLLKTGYFLLNDKMTEVNMDFVQDVCYEGSYYLEEAIREVKPAGLKVLGEWENIYKGLAELPEQVRKSWFAFDHFYSDNAFPTLLEMVFKNPPRKLYDVGGNTGRWARLCVQHDPNVEVTILDLPGQLRDAKKQAEEAGLSERIHGHQIDLLDDNQPFPKGADVFWISQCLDCFSEEEILGILKRAAAAMTADTRLYILETYWDRQRFEGAEYSLNATSLYFTVMANGNSRMYHSRDMIKQVHAAGLIIDEDTDDIGLGHTLFRCRLA is encoded by the coding sequence ATGAAAGATACCCTTAGTCAAGATATTTCAGCGGTTGAAGCAAAGTATGAAGCTCAAAAGATAGCTTTCGGTCCAATTACATTTCAATGTGCTATGACCATTAGAAATACTGGAATTCTTAAAGCTGTAGCTGATTCTCGTAAAGAAGGTATTTCTGCTGATGATATTAGTAAGAAGACTGGTATTTCTAAATATGGAGTAAAAGTATTGTTGGATATGGCGGCTAGCATGAAAGTAGTTCGTGAAGAGAACGAACACTTTTGGCTGTTAAAAACCGGGTACTTTTTACTTAATGATAAAATGACAGAAGTGAATATGGACTTTGTACAGGATGTGTGCTACGAAGGTTCATATTATTTGGAAGAAGCTATTAGAGAAGTAAAGCCAGCGGGTCTAAAAGTATTGGGTGAATGGGAGAATATTTATAAAGGCCTAGCCGAACTGCCAGAACAAGTTCGTAAAAGTTGGTTCGCCTTTGATCATTTTTATTCAGACAATGCCTTTCCTACTTTGCTTGAAATGGTGTTTAAAAATCCGCCACGCAAGCTTTATGATGTAGGTGGTAATACAGGAAGATGGGCGCGTCTTTGTGTGCAGCACGATCCTAATGTGGAGGTAACCATTCTTGATTTACCTGGTCAACTTCGTGATGCAAAAAAACAAGCTGAAGAAGCTGGGTTGAGTGAGCGTATTCATGGACATCAAATTGACTTGTTGGATGACAACCAACCTTTTCCAAAAGGAGCTGATGTATTTTGGATTAGCCAATGTTTGGATTGCTTTTCTGAGGAGGAAATTCTTGGTATACTAAAAAGGGCAGCAGCAGCAATGACGGCTGATACGCGCCTTTATATTTTAGAAACCTATTGGGATCGCCAACGCTTTGAGGGAGCTGAGTATAGTCTTAATGCTACTTCGCTTTACTTTACAGTTATGGCCAATGGGAATAGCCGTATGTATCACTCACGCGATATGATAAAACAGGTGCACGCTGCCGGTCTTATTATAGATGAGGATACTGATGACATCGGTCTTGGTCACACACTGTTCAGATGTAGGTTAGCCTAA
- a CDS encoding DUF481 domain-containing protein: MLKRIVVFTLLFFCSVPLYSQIVNIESLRSAADSNGWYGVENFNVTYTKNTKELFELNNNFTAQYKQDKSTWLFLNTWDVSIAADEKLEQNLLFHARYGYQQNGWLTYEALAQYQQNRPLRIRDRVLSGGGTRFTLFEKPSRKGYLGTLILYEYENELDNNIERHDPRFSAYLSAYLAKKDRLQWSTTIYYQPRIDYWEDFRTSIQTQLKLGIIKKLFFVSTLNMTYDAFPVQDPDIPNLTVKWVNGLALTF, from the coding sequence ATGTTGAAACGTATTGTTGTCTTCACTTTACTCTTTTTCTGTTCAGTTCCTCTTTATTCTCAAATTGTAAATATAGAATCTTTGCGCAGTGCTGCCGATAGTAATGGCTGGTATGGTGTAGAAAATTTTAATGTTACCTATACAAAGAATACAAAGGAGCTTTTTGAACTTAATAACAATTTTACAGCTCAATACAAACAGGATAAAAGCACATGGTTGTTTCTTAATACTTGGGATGTTTCTATTGCGGCAGATGAAAAGTTGGAGCAAAATTTACTTTTTCATGCTCGCTACGGCTATCAGCAAAATGGATGGCTTACCTATGAAGCTTTGGCTCAGTATCAACAAAATCGACCATTAAGAATTCGTGACCGAGTTCTTTCAGGAGGGGGTACTCGATTTACACTCTTCGAAAAACCAAGTAGAAAAGGCTACTTGGGAACCTTGATTTTGTATGAGTATGAAAACGAATTGGATAATAACATTGAAAGGCATGATCCGCGATTTAGTGCGTATTTGTCAGCATATTTAGCAAAGAAGGATAGGTTGCAATGGTCCACCACAATCTATTATCAGCCTCGAATAGATTATTGGGAGGACTTTAGAACCTCAATTCAAACACAATTGAAACTAGGTATCATCAAAAAGTTATTTTTCGTAAGCACTTTAAATATGACCTATGATGCTTTTCCAGTACAGGATCCGGATATTCCCAACCTTACGGTAAAATGGGTGAATGGTTTAGCGCTTACTTTTTAA
- a CDS encoding YifB family Mg chelatase-like AAA ATPase — translation MLVKTFGSAVFGVDATTITIEVNIDTGINFHLVGLPDSAVKESQHRITAALKNRGYKWPGKKITINMAPADIRKEGSAYDLPIALGILSASGQHEMPNIGDYIIMGEMSLDGTVQPIKGALPIAIQARAEGFKGFILPTENAREAAIVNDLEVYGVDSISDVVGFLSGEKNITPTIVNTREEFRQHLENPAFDFSEVKGQENIKRALEIAAAGGHNVILIGPPGAGKTMLAKRMPTILPPMTLNEALETTKIHSVAGKLGNNASLVAQRPFRSPHHSISNVALVGGGSFPQPGEISLAHHGILFLDELPEFQRTVLEVMRQPMEDRKVNISRARFSVDYPASFMLVASMNPCPCGYFNHPSKECVCSPGIVQKYLNKISGPLLDRIDLHVEVTPVSFDEMSSERKEEKSADIRRRVVVAREIQNERFKETEGIYNNAQMQTRHLREVCRIEKDGQDLLRHAIDKLNLSARAYDRILKVARTIADLESSEKIETGHLAEAIQYRSLDREGWMG, via the coding sequence ATGCTTGTAAAAACCTTTGGCAGCGCAGTTTTTGGTGTAGATGCCACCACAATTACCATAGAAGTAAATATTGATACCGGAATAAATTTCCACTTGGTGGGGCTGCCTGATAGCGCAGTAAAGGAAAGCCAACATCGTATAACTGCCGCTCTCAAAAACCGAGGGTATAAATGGCCAGGTAAAAAGATTACCATCAACATGGCTCCGGCCGATATTCGAAAAGAAGGTTCAGCTTATGACTTACCTATTGCCTTAGGAATATTGTCAGCTTCTGGTCAGCACGAAATGCCCAACATTGGTGATTATATAATAATGGGGGAAATGTCTTTGGACGGAACAGTTCAGCCGATTAAGGGCGCTTTACCAATTGCTATCCAGGCTAGAGCAGAAGGTTTTAAAGGATTCATTCTTCCTACAGAAAATGCACGCGAAGCAGCCATTGTAAATGACCTTGAAGTGTATGGTGTGGATAGTATTTCTGATGTGGTTGGTTTCCTTTCGGGAGAAAAAAACATTACGCCAACTATTGTAAATACAAGGGAAGAGTTTCGTCAACATTTAGAAAATCCAGCATTTGATTTTAGTGAAGTAAAAGGACAAGAAAACATAAAACGCGCTCTAGAGATCGCGGCAGCTGGTGGACATAATGTAATCTTGATTGGGCCTCCAGGAGCAGGAAAAACAATGCTAGCCAAACGTATGCCTACCATTCTTCCGCCCATGACTTTGAATGAAGCTTTGGAAACCACCAAAATTCATTCGGTAGCGGGTAAGTTGGGTAATAATGCAAGTTTGGTAGCGCAGAGACCTTTTCGAAGTCCGCATCACTCTATTTCGAATGTAGCCCTTGTTGGAGGCGGAAGTTTTCCACAGCCGGGAGAGATTTCATTGGCACATCACGGTATTTTGTTTTTGGATGAGTTGCCGGAATTTCAACGGACGGTACTGGAAGTAATGCGTCAACCTATGGAGGACAGAAAGGTAAATATAAGCCGCGCGCGCTTTTCGGTTGATTACCCTGCCTCTTTTATGCTGGTAGCTTCCATGAACCCCTGTCCGTGTGGATATTTTAATCATCCAAGCAAAGAATGCGTTTGCTCGCCCGGTATCGTGCAGAAGTATCTCAACAAAATTTCAGGGCCACTTTTAGACCGAATTGATTTACATGTAGAAGTTACCCCAGTGAGTTTTGATGAAATGTCTTCTGAAAGGAAAGAGGAAAAGAGTGCGGATATACGAAGAAGGGTAGTGGTGGCACGCGAAATTCAGAACGAACGATTTAAAGAAACAGAAGGCATTTACAATAATGCTCAAATGCAAACACGCCATTTACGAGAAGTATGCAGGATAGAAAAGGACGGTCAGGATTTATTGCGCCACGCTATTGATAAGCTAAATCTTTCTGCTCGTGCGTATGATCGAATATTAAAAGTGGCCCGCACTATTGCTGATTTGGAAAGCAGCGAAAAAATAGAAACGGGCCATTTAGCAGAAGCCATTCAATATCGTAGTTTGGATAGAGAAGGCTGGATGGGTTAA
- the recA gene encoding recombinase RecA, translating to MSDDKGAKLKALQLTMDKMDKTYGKGAVMRMGDSPVVSVESISSGSLGLDVALGIAGYPKGRVVEIYGPESSGKTTLTLHAIAETQKKGGIAAFIDAEHAFDRTYAENLGINTEELIISQPDNGEQALEIADNLIRSGAIDLIVIDSVAALTPKAEIEGEMGDSKMGLQARLMSQALRKLTSTISKTNCCCIFINQLREKIGVMFGNPETTTGGNALKFYASVRLDIRRASQIKDNDGVIGNRTRVKVVKNKVAPPFKQAEFDIMYGQGISKVGEIIDLGVDHEIVKKSGSWFSYGDTKLGQGRDAVKQLLLDNPELADEIEGLIREAIKK from the coding sequence ATGAGCGATGATAAAGGCGCAAAACTGAAAGCGCTACAACTTACCATGGACAAGATGGACAAAACCTATGGTAAAGGTGCGGTGATGCGAATGGGTGACAGCCCTGTAGTTTCTGTTGAATCTATTTCTTCTGGTTCATTAGGCCTGGATGTAGCCTTGGGCATTGCGGGTTATCCAAAAGGGAGAGTGGTTGAAATTTATGGCCCTGAATCTTCTGGTAAAACCACACTTACGCTTCACGCTATAGCTGAAACACAAAAGAAAGGTGGCATTGCCGCTTTTATAGATGCCGAGCATGCTTTTGACCGTACTTATGCTGAAAACCTTGGCATCAACACCGAAGAGCTAATTATTTCTCAGCCTGATAATGGTGAGCAAGCTTTGGAAATTGCTGACAACCTTATTCGCTCAGGCGCGATAGACCTTATCGTAATTGACTCGGTAGCTGCACTTACACCAAAAGCAGAAATTGAAGGTGAAATGGGCGATAGCAAAATGGGACTTCAGGCTAGGTTGATGTCGCAGGCTCTGCGTAAACTCACTTCTACTATTAGCAAAACTAATTGCTGCTGCATTTTCATCAACCAGCTTAGAGAAAAAATTGGGGTGATGTTTGGAAACCCAGAAACTACCACCGGTGGTAATGCACTTAAATTTTACGCTTCGGTTCGTTTAGATATAAGACGTGCATCGCAGATAAAAGATAATGACGGAGTAATTGGAAACCGCACCCGTGTAAAAGTGGTGAAAAACAAAGTTGCTCCTCCATTTAAGCAAGCTGAGTTCGACATTATGTACGGACAAGGAATCAGCAAGGTGGGTGAAATAATTGACCTTGGTGTAGATCATGAAATCGTAAAGAAATCAGGTTCTTGGTTTAGCTATGGAGACACTAAGCTTGGCCAAGGACGTGATGCTGTAAAGCAACTTTTACTTGACAACCCGGAGCTGGCTGATGAGATTGAAGGCCTTATCAGAGAAGCTATCAAAAAGTAG
- a CDS encoding tetratricopeptide repeat protein encodes MKNILFALFTTLFLASCQNTPTEDSTNDSSDQKNVATPPASSLDSINELLSNDELNAKKLALRAKVYLRANNVNAARIDIGKAYVIDSNLAVVYEARGEMSYLLNKGRAAQKDWEKCIKIDPKNSNCLLSLTELYITVQEYEKALKMVNRQLEIDDKDPQAYFMKGIIIRDFKQDTGLALQYFQNAVDLKQDYIEALDMLGVTLANRGDTLAPFYYKRILDQQPQRWDVYYKLGAYYMNKNEENRALEAFTKATQINPADAESYYSMGYIHLTLRQFAKARDLFTQSINARERNYKAYYGRGYSHEMLGDIINAKKDYQRAIKALPQYTPAVEALERISK; translated from the coding sequence ATGAAAAATATCCTTTTTGCCCTTTTTACCACTTTGTTTTTGGCTAGCTGCCAAAATACTCCAACGGAAGATTCTACAAATGATAGCTCTGACCAGAAAAATGTAGCCACTCCCCCTGCATCGTCACTTGATTCTATCAATGAATTACTTTCTAATGATGAACTAAACGCAAAAAAATTGGCGCTTAGAGCAAAAGTATATTTGAGAGCTAACAACGTAAATGCAGCTCGCATAGATATTGGCAAAGCCTATGTAATAGATAGCAACTTGGCAGTAGTGTATGAAGCTAGGGGCGAAATGAGCTACTTACTAAATAAAGGTCGTGCTGCACAAAAGGATTGGGAAAAGTGTATTAAGATTGATCCAAAAAATTCCAACTGCTTGCTGAGTTTAACGGAACTCTATATTACTGTTCAGGAATATGAAAAGGCATTGAAAATGGTAAATCGCCAACTTGAAATTGACGATAAAGATCCTCAGGCCTACTTTATGAAAGGTATTATCATTCGCGATTTTAAGCAGGACACAGGTCTGGCCTTACAGTATTTTCAGAATGCAGTGGACCTTAAGCAGGATTATATTGAAGCTTTGGATATGCTTGGTGTAACTCTAGCCAACCGTGGTGACACCCTAGCTCCGTTTTATTATAAAAGGATACTTGATCAGCAACCACAACGATGGGATGTTTACTATAAGCTGGGAGCGTATTATATGAATAAGAATGAGGAGAACCGCGCTTTGGAAGCATTCACCAAGGCTACCCAAATAAATCCTGCTGATGCTGAAAGCTACTACAGCATGGGCTACATTCACCTAACGCTAAGACAATTTGCCAAGGCAAGAGATTTGTTTACACAATCCATTAATGCAAGGGAAAGAAACTACAAAGCCTACTACGGTAGAGGCTATTCTCATGAAATGCTGGGCGATATTATCAATGCTAAAAAAGACTATCAACGAGCCATCAAAGCACTACCTCAGTACACACCTGCCGTAGAGGCTTTAGAAAGAATAAGCAAATAA
- a CDS encoding glycerophosphodiester phosphodiesterase family protein, whose product MRKLCLLLGTLSLINSCTPVTEPSSSDFEWQGHRGARGAFPENTIPAFLFALDEGMNTLEMDVVVSSDEKLVVSHEPFFNREICNVNFVDGGLPDTLGVGNNIYQWTYEDVSHVDCGSLPNSKFPDQKKIPAVKPLLEDVIDTAEVYAKANKLPAPNYNIEIKSRPEWDNLYHPEIEEYASLLVELLKNKDVLSRTVIQSFDKRPLQFLHKEYPKIKLALLVEDDISAKDHISDLGFEPEIYSCYFPLVNQDLVNYCHEKGMRIIPWTVNTKEEISQLRAMGVDGVITDYPQLKREVTTSEND is encoded by the coding sequence ATGAGGAAACTGTGTTTGCTTCTTGGAACACTAAGTTTGATCAATTCATGTACTCCAGTTACGGAGCCTTCTAGCTCTGATTTTGAATGGCAAGGCCATCGTGGTGCCCGTGGTGCATTTCCTGAAAATACTATTCCCGCTTTTTTGTTTGCATTGGACGAAGGCATGAATACCTTGGAGATGGACGTGGTGGTAAGCAGTGATGAAAAGCTGGTGGTTTCTCATGAACCGTTTTTCAATCGTGAGATTTGCAATGTCAATTTTGTAGATGGTGGTTTGCCGGATACTTTGGGAGTAGGTAATAATATTTACCAATGGACTTACGAAGATGTAAGTCATGTGGATTGTGGAAGCTTACCAAACTCTAAATTTCCAGATCAAAAGAAAATACCTGCGGTAAAACCCTTGCTTGAAGATGTGATAGACACGGCAGAGGTTTATGCTAAAGCGAATAAACTACCAGCCCCAAATTATAACATTGAAATAAAAAGTCGCCCTGAGTGGGACAATCTGTACCACCCGGAAATTGAGGAATACGCGAGCTTGCTTGTAGAGTTACTTAAAAATAAAGATGTGCTAAGCCGCACGGTTATTCAGAGTTTTGATAAACGGCCTCTACAGTTTTTACATAAAGAATACCCCAAGATAAAATTGGCTTTGCTGGTTGAAGATGATATTTCTGCAAAGGATCATATTTCAGATTTAGGCTTTGAACCTGAAATATACAGCTGTTATTTTCCCTTGGTAAATCAGGATCTGGTAAACTATTGCCATGAAAAGGGAATGCGGATTATCCCTTGGACGGTAAACACCAAAGAGGAAATATCTCAGCTAAGGGCAATGGGAGTAGATGGCGTTATTACTGATTATCCTCAACTAAAACGAGAAGTGACTACTTCAGAAAACGATTAG
- a CDS encoding SDR family oxidoreductase: MTKRYMEGMLREDALAGKVIVITGGGTGLGRSMGEYFLQLGAKLAICGRRQEVIEKSAKEMAEASGGEVFPFSCDVRNYEEVKAFHAAVVEKYGQVDVLLNNAAGNFISPTERLSAGAFDAVIDIVLKGTKNCTLAFGKHWINSEQETATVLNIVTTYATTGSGYVVPSAMAKAGVLAMTKSLAVEWAKYGIRFNAIAPGPFPTKGAWDRLLPGNISEKLDLEAEVPMKRTGERQELANLAAYLVSDFASYMNGEVVTIDGGEWLQGAGQMNFLEALGKDEWDWIEKATRSAK, translated from the coding sequence ATGACAAAACGATATATGGAAGGAATGCTGCGCGAAGATGCGCTAGCGGGAAAGGTGATTGTAATTACAGGCGGTGGCACTGGGCTTGGGCGCTCTATGGGCGAATATTTTTTGCAGCTTGGCGCTAAATTGGCCATTTGTGGAAGACGTCAGGAAGTGATTGAAAAATCTGCAAAAGAGATGGCCGAAGCTAGTGGAGGCGAAGTTTTTCCATTTTCATGTGATGTAAGAAATTATGAAGAAGTAAAAGCCTTTCATGCTGCTGTAGTCGAAAAGTATGGTCAGGTAGATGTGCTTTTGAATAATGCTGCCGGAAACTTTATCAGCCCTACAGAAAGACTTTCGGCCGGAGCTTTTGATGCGGTAATCGACATCGTGTTAAAAGGTACCAAAAACTGCACATTGGCCTTTGGAAAACATTGGATAAATTCGGAACAAGAAACAGCCACCGTCCTAAATATTGTGACAACTTATGCTACCACTGGTTCTGGATATGTGGTTCCATCGGCAATGGCCAAGGCTGGAGTTTTGGCTATGACCAAATCACTGGCAGTGGAGTGGGCTAAGTATGGCATTCGCTTTAATGCTATAGCTCCGGGGCCATTTCCTACCAAAGGCGCTTGGGACAGATTACTGCCAGGCAACATTTCTGAAAAACTAGACTTAGAGGCAGAGGTACCTATGAAGAGAACTGGCGAGCGCCAGGAGTTGGCCAATCTTGCGGCTTATTTGGTTTCTGATTTTGCTTCTTATATGAATGGTGAAGTGGTAACCATAGATGGTGGTGAGTGGCTTCAAGGTGCTGGGCAAATGAACTTTTTGGAAGCACTTGGAAAGGACGAGTGGGACTGGATTGAAAAAGCCACACGAAGCGCAAAGTAA
- a CDS encoding S9 family peptidase, with translation MQKTDIRFPLAEKIAQSLSIHEDDRVDDYFWLRDRENPKVVEYLNAENTFRESEMKDTEELQENLFQEIKGRIKQDDASVPYHKNGYWYYVRFEEGKEHAIYCRKKGQLSADEEIMMDVNIEAAKHSYYQVAGMSVSPDNKLLAFGEDKVSRRIYTLRFKNLETGEILEDEITNTTGGAAWANDNSTIFYTAKDETLRPNKVYRHKLGSKTDDVEIYHEADETFVCGAYRSKSQSFIMIASGSTVSNEYRYLDANNPEGEFKIIQPRVRDLEYSVAHFGEFWYILTNADKATNFKLMRAPLAKTTKENWEEIIPHRPNVYLENLEIFKEYLVTEERENGLTRIRIKRWDGSDEHYMEFDEETYTAGIGNNPEFDSQTLRYGYSSLTTPSSVIDYDMEFRKKQVMKQQEVVGGHNPEEYHAERIWATAADGTKVPMSLVYKKSLKKAEGNPTLLYGYGSYGITVDPGFSATRLSLLDRGFVFVIAHIRGGQYLGRQWYEDGKMLKKKNTFTDFIACAEKLIEDKYTTTEHLYAMGGSAGGLLMGAVMNMRPDLFNGMIAAVPFVDVVTTMLDTSIPLTTGEYDEWGNPNDRDYYDYIKSYSPYDNVEEKDYPSLLITTGINDSQVQYWEPAKWVAKLRTKKTDKNPLYLYTNMDTGHSGASGRFEAYRETAMEYAFLLKLEGILK, from the coding sequence ATGCAAAAGACTGACATACGCTTCCCGCTTGCCGAAAAGATTGCACAATCTTTATCTATTCATGAAGATGACAGAGTAGATGACTATTTCTGGCTTCGTGATAGAGAAAATCCAAAAGTGGTCGAATATCTGAATGCCGAAAACACATTCCGCGAAAGCGAAATGAAAGACACTGAGGAACTTCAGGAAAATCTTTTTCAAGAAATAAAAGGACGTATAAAGCAGGATGATGCTTCGGTTCCTTACCATAAGAATGGATACTGGTATTATGTTCGATTTGAAGAGGGAAAAGAGCATGCAATCTATTGCCGTAAGAAGGGCCAGCTTAGCGCAGATGAGGAAATAATGATGGACGTAAATATAGAAGCCGCCAAGCATAGCTACTATCAGGTAGCAGGCATGAGCGTGAGTCCTGACAACAAATTATTGGCTTTTGGTGAGGACAAAGTGAGTCGTAGAATTTATACGCTTCGCTTTAAAAATCTGGAAACCGGAGAAATTTTGGAAGATGAAATCACCAACACCACTGGAGGTGCAGCTTGGGCTAATGACAATTCTACCATTTTTTACACTGCCAAAGACGAAACACTTCGCCCAAATAAAGTTTACAGACATAAGCTTGGCAGCAAAACCGATGATGTAGAAATTTATCACGAAGCAGATGAAACCTTTGTATGTGGGGCTTACCGCAGCAAATCGCAATCTTTCATTATGATTGCTTCCGGGAGCACTGTTTCTAATGAATATCGCTATTTGGATGCCAACAATCCTGAAGGTGAGTTTAAAATTATACAGCCGCGTGTCCGCGATTTAGAATATTCTGTGGCGCACTTTGGTGAATTTTGGTACATCCTTACCAATGCCGACAAAGCCACCAACTTTAAGTTGATGCGCGCTCCACTTGCCAAAACCACCAAGGAAAATTGGGAAGAGATAATTCCGCACCGCCCTAATGTGTATTTGGAAAACCTTGAAATATTTAAGGAATACCTAGTAACTGAAGAGCGCGAAAATGGCTTGACGCGAATTCGCATAAAGCGCTGGGATGGCAGCGATGAGCACTACATGGAATTTGACGAAGAAACCTACACCGCTGGCATTGGCAACAACCCTGAGTTTGACAGCCAAACATTGCGTTACGGCTATTCATCACTTACTACGCCTTCTTCCGTTATCGATTATGATATGGAGTTTAGAAAAAAGCAGGTGATGAAACAGCAGGAAGTAGTGGGCGGCCACAATCCTGAAGAATATCATGCGGAGCGCATTTGGGCTACAGCCGCAGATGGCACCAAAGTGCCGATGTCTTTAGTTTACAAAAAGAGCCTGAAAAAAGCTGAAGGCAACCCTACCCTTCTTTATGGATATGGATCTTACGGAATTACAGTAGACCCGGGTTTTAGTGCAACTCGACTTAGCCTTTTGGATAGAGGTTTTGTGTTTGTAATAGCGCACATACGTGGTGGACAATACCTAGGACGCCAGTGGTATGAAGACGGAAAAATGTTGAAAAAGAAAAACACTTTTACGGATTTTATCGCTTGCGCGGAAAAACTGATTGAAGATAAATACACGACTACCGAACACCTTTACGCGATGGGTGGAAGTGCTGGCGGCCTGCTAATGGGAGCCGTGATGAACATGCGCCCTGATCTTTTTAATGGAATGATTGCCGCAGTGCCTTTTGTAGATGTGGTAACCACCATGCTCGACACTTCTATTCCATTGACCACCGGAGAGTATGACGAATGGGGAAACCCTAATGATCGCGATTATTATGATTATATAAAGTCTTATTCGCCTTATGACAATGTGGAGGAGAAAGATTATCCCTCTCTATTAATTACCACCGGAATAAACGACTCACAGGTACAGTATTGGGAGCCTGCCAAATGGGTAGCTAAGCTCCGCACCAAAAAGACGGACAAAAACCCGCTGTACCTATACACCAATATGGACACCGGCCATAGCGGTGCTTCCGGCAGATTTGAAGCTTATAGAGAAACGGCTATGGAATATGCGTTTTTGTTGAAGTTGGAGGGGATTTTAAAATGA
- the arsC gene encoding arsenate reductase (glutaredoxin) (This arsenate reductase requires both glutathione and glutaredoxin to convert arsenate to arsenite, after which the efflux transporter formed by ArsA and ArsB can extrude the arsenite from the cell, providing resistance.), translating into MVLYHNTRCSKSRETLQLLESKNVNPEIVEYMKEPITPGDLEEILDKLDIDAIDLVRKKEAIWKEEFADKELTEDEVILAMIEYPQLMERPILVNGDKARVGRPPEDVLEII; encoded by the coding sequence ATGGTTTTATATCACAATACACGCTGCTCCAAAAGCCGCGAAACTTTGCAATTGCTTGAAAGTAAAAATGTAAACCCCGAAATAGTGGAATACATGAAGGAGCCTATCACTCCGGGAGATTTAGAGGAAATTTTGGATAAGTTGGACATAGACGCCATTGATTTGGTGCGCAAGAAAGAGGCTATTTGGAAAGAAGAATTTGCCGACAAAGAACTTACCGAAGATGAGGTGATCCTTGCAATGATAGAGTACCCACAACTTATGGAAAGACCAATTTTGGTAAACGGTGATAAAGCCCGTGTTGGCCGCCCGCCAGAAGATGTGCTCGAAATTATTTAG